In Thermoanaerobaculia bacterium, the genomic stretch GTCGGGCGGATCGCCGCGCTCGCCGGGCCCGGCTCGTTCACCGGCATCCGCGTGGGCCTGGCGACCGCGTGGGGCCTCGCGCGCGCGCACGGCATTGCGCTCGAGACCGTCGGATCGCTCGAGGCCCTGGCGGAGACCGCGCGCGGGGCGGCAGAGAATCTCGTCTCCGCATGCCTCCCCGCCGAGCGCGGCGACGTCTACGCCGGGACGTTCGACCTGTCCGGGGAGCGGGCCCGCGCGGTCGGCGAAGAGCGGGTCATTCCCGCCGGGCAAGCGGAGTCGCTGGCGGGTTGGGTCGTGCGCGAGCCGGCCGGAGGAGTCTCCGCCGCCCTCGCCGCGGCGCGCGCCGTCTTCCGCTCCCCGGGCGCGGCAGCCGACCTCCCGCGCGCCCGCTACGTCCGCGTCTCCGCCGCCGAGGAGTTCCATGGCCTCGCCCGCTCCTGAGTTCGAGCTCTACCGGCTCCGACCCGCCGCTCCCGGCGACGTCGACGACATCACCGCGATCGAGGAGGCGTCCTTCCCGGTGCCATGGAAGCGCCAGTTCTTCGAGGGCGAGCTGCACGAGGCCCACCCGCCGCGC encodes the following:
- the tsaB gene encoding tRNA (adenosine(37)-N6)-threonylcarbamoyltransferase complex dimerization subunit type 1 TsaB — encoded protein: MLALDTATPVPALALAGGRFEGESRLPSGRHVSEVLLPALSDLLDRAGARLSDVGRIAALAGPGSFTGIRVGLATAWGLARAHGIALETVGSLEALAETARGAAENLVSACLPAERGDVYAGTFDLSGERARAVGEERVIPAGQAESLAGWVVREPAGGVSAALAAARAVFRSPGAAADLPRARYVRVSAAEEFHGLARS